A genomic window from Glaciihabitans sp. INWT7 includes:
- a CDS encoding ATP-grasp domain-containing protein, with protein MERVLVTGAGGPAGVAVIRSLLKRADVEVYAADMDGWASGLYLVPPERRRIVPRGADPEFVAAVISLCAADSLTVLFSTVDVELPPLAARRSELGGAVLAAASAATLDVTLDKFALSERVTGFARVPTTRLVGPESTAEDWTFPIIVKPRRGAGSRGVRLVHDRAALDALGDDETLIAQELLPGAEFSVDVFADAAGHVIAAVPRTRTRVDSGVSIAGRTLRDAELESTAADVARAIGLTGVANVQLRYDAAGVAALLEVNPRFPGAMPLTIAAGVDMPSLALDLALGRKLPSKVEFRELANVRYLEDIFVDPSEILHSDNAAHDESDG; from the coding sequence ATGGAGCGCGTGCTCGTCACCGGGGCGGGCGGTCCGGCAGGTGTCGCGGTGATCCGCTCCCTTCTGAAGCGGGCGGATGTCGAGGTCTACGCCGCGGACATGGACGGCTGGGCCAGTGGCCTCTACCTCGTGCCACCGGAGCGCCGCAGGATCGTGCCACGCGGCGCGGATCCCGAGTTCGTGGCCGCTGTCATTTCCCTCTGCGCTGCCGATAGTCTCACCGTGCTGTTCTCTACCGTCGACGTCGAGCTTCCGCCGCTCGCCGCTCGCCGGTCCGAGCTCGGCGGGGCCGTGCTGGCGGCTGCCTCCGCGGCCACCCTCGACGTCACTTTGGACAAGTTCGCGCTCTCCGAGCGGGTCACCGGATTCGCCCGGGTGCCGACCACCCGCCTCGTCGGCCCGGAGAGTACCGCAGAGGACTGGACCTTTCCCATCATCGTCAAGCCGCGTCGCGGTGCCGGATCGCGCGGCGTGCGGCTCGTGCACGACCGCGCGGCGCTCGATGCCCTCGGCGACGACGAGACCCTCATCGCCCAGGAGCTTCTTCCGGGCGCGGAATTCTCCGTCGACGTATTCGCGGATGCGGCCGGGCACGTGATCGCCGCCGTGCCGCGCACCCGCACCAGGGTCGATTCCGGGGTGTCGATCGCCGGCCGCACCCTCCGTGACGCCGAGCTCGAGTCGACGGCCGCGGATGTCGCCCGGGCCATCGGCCTCACCGGGGTGGCTAACGTGCAACTGCGCTACGACGCCGCCGGTGTCGCCGCCCTGCTCGAGGTCAACCCGCGATTCCCCGGAGCCATGCCCCTCACCATCGCCGCCGGGGTCGACATGCCTTCGCTCGCGCTGGATCTCGCGCTCGGGCGGAAGCTGCCGTCGAAGGTGGAGTTCCGCGAACTCGCGAACGTGCGCTACCTCGAGGACATCTTCGTCGATCCTTCGGAGATCCTACACTCCGACAACGCCGCCCACGATGAGAGCGACGGATGA
- a CDS encoding PHP domain-containing protein: protein MSPRDPALAGDFHVHSTYSDDAVSSLGENIAAASAIGLTQLRLVDHVRSSTTWVPEFVRAVAAERVPEGLTIRTGVEAKILDSSGALDIPADLRLGAGGIDAVLIADHQFPGTDGPWSPRTTAAKLEAGLAVGDALDLLVTAIVGAMHSVAAAQLAHCFSILPKIGLAEDDLTDEHLAVWAAEAALTATVVEVNEKWACPGPRALAAARAAGVVLVASTDSHVATDVGRYSTVARLLAVTP, encoded by the coding sequence ATGTCGCCCCGTGACCCCGCGCTCGCCGGTGACTTCCATGTGCACTCCACCTACTCGGACGACGCGGTCAGCAGCCTGGGCGAGAACATCGCCGCGGCATCCGCCATCGGCCTGACCCAGCTCCGCCTCGTCGACCATGTGCGCTCGTCCACCACCTGGGTGCCGGAGTTCGTGCGCGCGGTCGCCGCCGAGCGTGTGCCGGAAGGACTCACCATCCGCACCGGTGTCGAGGCGAAGATCCTCGACAGTTCCGGCGCGCTGGACATCCCGGCGGATCTCCGCCTGGGCGCCGGCGGCATCGATGCGGTGCTCATCGCCGACCACCAGTTTCCCGGCACCGACGGGCCGTGGTCGCCCCGCACGACAGCGGCGAAGCTCGAGGCCGGTCTCGCCGTCGGCGATGCTCTCGACCTGCTCGTCACAGCGATCGTGGGTGCCATGCACTCGGTCGCCGCCGCCCAGCTGGCACACTGCTTCTCGATCCTGCCGAAGATCGGCTTGGCTGAGGACGACCTCACCGACGAGCACCTGGCCGTCTGGGCCGCCGAGGCGGCGCTCACCGCAACGGTCGTCGAGGTCAACGAGAAATGGGCCTGTCCCGGCCCGCGAGCCCTCGCGGCGGCCCGTGCCGCCGGCGTCGTCCTCGTGGCCTCGACCGACAGCCACGTCGCCACCGACGTCGGCCGCTACTCCACGGTGGCGCGCCTCCTGGCGGTCACTCCGTGA
- a CDS encoding glycosyltransferase: protein MNAGEIATRALEIVLLLFVATGAFPVLTAAYSFLAIPFHSVRNHYSKAAPYFPRVAIVVPAWNEGAVIGTSIDRLISLDYPLDRLRVYVVDDASTDNTPDVVLAKAAQYPGSVFHLRREKGGEGKAHTLNHGIRVVLEDDWMEALLIMDADVIYLPNSLRRMTRHLADPQVGAVSAYIREGSADKNYLTRFIGLEYILSQPAARRAQNVLGAQACLAGGAQLHTRENLLAIGGRIDTSSLAEDTITTFETQLRGRTVVFETLAVVLAEEPGSIDALWKQRLRWARGNVTVTARYKKVWFRPSKVHKLGTIAFGLVWFSLWLLPLAMILSSIGLLGLLLMQSTLAEGVFRVLWISAACTYVFTLALGVQLDSKLSRQAWREVLSFPGILSMIVMLTAFFPGLVERQIPALYGSRFTESGIFAFTVAIYIWIPFSMVGAWAARRVEKTRVGPFLAPLLLYLVGYGSLLCAITFDSYIKELRHAEAKWDKTEKTGRVLA, encoded by the coding sequence GTGAACGCGGGGGAGATCGCAACCCGCGCACTCGAGATCGTGCTGTTGCTCTTCGTCGCCACCGGGGCCTTCCCGGTGCTCACCGCGGCGTACTCCTTCCTCGCCATCCCCTTCCACTCGGTGCGCAACCATTACAGCAAGGCCGCGCCATACTTCCCGCGCGTGGCGATCGTCGTTCCGGCGTGGAACGAGGGCGCGGTGATCGGCACCTCCATCGACCGTCTCATCTCGCTCGACTACCCGCTCGACCGCCTGCGCGTCTACGTCGTCGACGACGCGAGCACGGACAACACCCCGGATGTCGTGCTCGCGAAGGCGGCCCAGTATCCCGGATCGGTGTTCCACCTCCGCCGCGAGAAGGGCGGCGAGGGCAAGGCCCACACGCTCAATCACGGCATCCGCGTGGTGCTCGAAGACGACTGGATGGAGGCGCTGCTCATCATGGACGCCGACGTCATCTATCTGCCGAACTCGCTGCGCCGTATGACCCGTCACCTCGCCGACCCCCAGGTCGGAGCCGTGTCGGCGTATATCCGCGAGGGCAGTGCGGACAAGAACTATCTCACCCGGTTCATCGGTCTCGAATACATCCTGTCGCAGCCCGCCGCCCGGCGCGCGCAGAACGTGCTGGGAGCGCAGGCCTGTCTCGCCGGTGGGGCGCAATTGCATACTCGCGAGAACCTCCTGGCGATCGGCGGGAGGATCGACACCTCCTCGCTGGCCGAAGACACCATCACCACCTTCGAGACGCAGCTCCGGGGGCGAACTGTGGTCTTCGAGACGCTCGCCGTCGTGCTCGCCGAGGAGCCAGGGTCGATCGACGCGCTCTGGAAGCAGAGGCTGCGTTGGGCCAGGGGCAATGTCACGGTCACCGCACGCTACAAAAAGGTGTGGTTCCGCCCGTCCAAGGTGCACAAGCTCGGCACCATCGCCTTCGGGCTCGTCTGGTTCAGCCTGTGGCTGCTGCCTCTCGCGATGATCCTCTCCTCGATCGGACTGCTCGGCCTCCTGCTGATGCAGAGCACCCTTGCCGAGGGCGTGTTCCGCGTGCTCTGGATCTCCGCCGCCTGCACCTACGTCTTCACCCTGGCGCTTGGAGTGCAACTCGACAGCAAGCTCAGCCGGCAGGCGTGGCGGGAAGTGCTGAGTTTTCCGGGCATCCTCTCCATGATCGTGATGCTCACCGCGTTCTTCCCGGGGCTGGTGGAGCGCCAGATCCCGGCACTGTACGGCTCGCGATTCACCGAGTCGGGCATCTTCGCGTTCACCGTCGCCATCTACATCTGGATCCCGTTCTCCATGGTCGGAGCCTGGGCTGCCCGACGGGTGGAGAAGACGCGGGTGGGTCCGTTCCTCGCACCCCTCCTGCTCTACCTGGTCGGCTACGGGTCGCTGCTCTGCGCGATCACCTTCGATTCCTACATCAAGGAACTCCGCCACGCAGAGGCGAAGTGGGACAAGACCGAGAAGACCGGGCGGGTACTGGCATGA
- a CDS encoding response regulator — protein MSVPVYLPEKVSVLVVDDSDDQRALLRRYFERAGCVVTTVKNAEDAITAYTRATPDLAVIDLVLPGMSGWQLTERLRADLPDCVIAVTSVLDASAYPPSEATLPKPFTGAQIRTVLRDFVPKWTQI, from the coding sequence ATGAGCGTGCCCGTGTATCTGCCCGAGAAGGTCTCGGTGTTGGTGGTCGACGACAGCGACGACCAGCGCGCCTTGCTCCGTCGCTACTTCGAACGCGCCGGCTGCGTGGTGACCACGGTCAAGAATGCGGAGGATGCGATAACGGCCTATACCCGGGCCACCCCGGACCTCGCCGTCATCGACCTCGTGCTGCCGGGCATGAGCGGATGGCAGCTCACCGAACGCCTGCGTGCGGATCTCCCCGACTGCGTCATCGCCGTCACGTCCGTGCTTGACGCGAGCGCGTATCCGCCGAGCGAGGCGACCCTTCCGAAGCCATTCACGGGGGCGCAGATCCGCACCGTGCTTCGTGATTTCGTGCCGAAATGGACCCAGATATGA
- a CDS encoding response regulator transcription factor, whose amino-acid sequence MSEPEPRAKSRVVIADDDPDIRALVSIAVTRAGLDLVAVTEDGDAAWEALTALRPDLAVLDVSMPGMTGLELCARVRADDSFADTRIVLLSAGVDDNAREAGRVAGATDFIAKPFSPRELGARLAELMRADVGDSEPAAGTA is encoded by the coding sequence ATGAGTGAGCCGGAGCCTCGCGCGAAATCGCGTGTGGTCATTGCCGATGATGATCCGGACATCCGGGCACTCGTCTCGATCGCCGTGACCCGGGCCGGGCTCGATCTGGTGGCGGTGACCGAAGACGGCGATGCCGCCTGGGAGGCCCTCACCGCATTGCGGCCGGATCTCGCGGTGCTCGACGTCTCGATGCCCGGGATGACCGGACTCGAGCTCTGCGCGCGCGTGCGTGCCGACGATTCCTTCGCTGACACCCGCATCGTGCTGTTATCGGCCGGGGTCGATGATAATGCGCGGGAGGCCGGGCGGGTAGCCGGTGCCACCGACTTCATCGCCAAGCCCTTCAGCCCGCGGGAGCTCGGTGCCCGCCTGGCGGAGCTGATGCGGGCCGACGTCGGAGATTCCGAACCCGCGGCGGGCACGGCGTGA
- a CDS encoding cell wall metabolism sensor histidine kinase WalK, whose protein sequence is MTSLYGLIKARIAVDTPSPALKQMPTTVAFLVAVLFCLLLPQELVSKPLAILGSVLLIAFATGLSLYFGSVRRVTRWTLVVPGISLIAIGVLREGSNGIGSIFSALIVLPVVWIAAEEGRRWVVVATAGTFFALMLPYLIEWKLPLDASESIRGIFSPAVFGIAAAIINELSRQGRQQLASIKRLAQEGEDMLVQSLAVATRLKENELQLHAADRLTRSVLDSVTEQSVIGTDLTGLIDVWNPGAAAMLGLSSADTQGKRFVFDFHVESELEDRARTLNYPAGATVLNPGFSALVESARLGRAEVREWTYLRQDGSTVSVSVAVTPRIDDHGETVGYIFVATDVTQALEVARLKDEFVGLISHELRTPLSSILGYLELMRDDDESPLSGEQLQYLGVAERNAHRLLRLVGDLLFTAQVSSGKFPLDISQVSLNEVVTAAVLSARPVANAAGVTLVLECPDDPITVRGDTVRLGQGCDNLISNALKFTLQGGVVTVSLSSSSDNAIITVRDTGIGIPAAELDQLYARFFRASTATRNAVPGVGLGLTITKAIVTAHLGELDVQSEEGVGTAFIMSLPLAKVPVGAQRES, encoded by the coding sequence ATGACGAGTCTCTACGGCCTCATCAAGGCACGCATCGCGGTGGATACCCCGTCGCCAGCGCTCAAGCAGATGCCGACGACTGTCGCATTCCTCGTCGCCGTGCTGTTCTGCCTTCTCCTCCCGCAGGAACTGGTCAGCAAGCCACTCGCCATTCTGGGCAGCGTGTTGCTGATCGCGTTCGCCACCGGGCTCTCGTTGTACTTCGGATCTGTGAGGCGCGTCACTCGCTGGACGCTCGTCGTGCCGGGCATCTCCCTCATCGCCATCGGCGTGCTGCGGGAAGGCTCCAACGGCATCGGGTCGATCTTCTCGGCGCTCATCGTGCTGCCGGTGGTCTGGATCGCTGCCGAGGAGGGCCGTCGCTGGGTGGTCGTCGCGACCGCGGGCACCTTCTTCGCGCTGATGCTGCCGTATCTGATCGAGTGGAAACTGCCGCTCGACGCCAGCGAATCTATCCGGGGCATCTTCTCTCCCGCGGTCTTCGGTATCGCCGCGGCCATCATCAACGAGCTCTCCCGCCAGGGCCGCCAGCAGTTGGCCTCGATCAAGCGCCTCGCGCAGGAGGGAGAGGACATGCTGGTGCAGTCTCTCGCCGTGGCGACCCGGCTCAAAGAGAACGAGCTCCAGTTGCACGCTGCCGACCGGCTCACCCGCAGCGTTCTCGACTCGGTGACGGAGCAGTCCGTGATCGGCACGGATCTCACCGGCTTGATCGATGTCTGGAATCCGGGCGCTGCGGCGATGCTCGGTCTCTCGTCGGCCGACACTCAGGGCAAGCGGTTCGTGTTCGATTTCCATGTGGAATCGGAGCTGGAGGACCGCGCCCGCACTCTCAACTACCCGGCCGGGGCCACGGTGCTCAACCCCGGATTCTCGGCCCTCGTCGAATCTGCACGGCTCGGCCGCGCCGAGGTGCGGGAGTGGACGTATCTGCGGCAAGACGGGTCGACGGTATCCGTGTCCGTGGCGGTCACACCCCGGATCGATGACCACGGTGAGACCGTCGGCTACATCTTCGTGGCCACCGACGTGACCCAGGCCCTCGAGGTCGCCCGCCTGAAGGACGAATTCGTTGGGCTCATTTCGCACGAACTCCGCACCCCGCTCTCCTCGATCCTCGGATACCTCGAACTCATGCGGGACGACGACGAGTCGCCTTTGTCTGGCGAGCAGCTGCAATACCTCGGTGTCGCCGAACGAAATGCTCACCGCCTGCTGCGCCTGGTCGGGGACCTGCTCTTCACCGCGCAAGTCAGTTCGGGCAAGTTCCCGCTCGACATCAGCCAGGTTTCGCTCAACGAGGTCGTCACCGCCGCGGTGCTCTCGGCGCGACCCGTCGCGAATGCCGCGGGAGTCACGCTCGTGCTGGAGTGCCCGGACGATCCGATCACCGTTCGCGGCGACACCGTGCGGCTCGGCCAGGGCTGCGACAATCTCATCTCCAACGCCCTCAAGTTCACTCTGCAGGGCGGAGTAGTGACGGTGAGCCTGTCGTCCAGCTCCGACAACGCGATCATCACCGTGCGGGACACCGGCATCGGCATCCCGGCCGCCGAACTCGACCAGCTCTACGCGCGCTTCTTCCGCGCATCGACGGCGACCCGCAATGCCGTGCCGGGAGTCGGCCTCGGCCTCACGATCACCAAGGCGATCGTGACCGCTCACCTCGGGGAGCTCGACGTGCAGAGCGAAGAGGGTGTCGGCACCGCGTTCATCATGTCCCTGCCGCTCGCGAAGGTGCCCGTGGGGGCTCAGCGCGAGAGTTGA
- a CDS encoding aminotransferase class I/II-fold pyridoxal phosphate-dependent enzyme, whose amino-acid sequence MLLGADGALKPTIFAEMSALATSTGAINLGQGFPDEDGPAEVLEAARQAISDGWNQYPPGLGFPVLRQAISAHQHRFYGLAVDPDREVIVTAGATEALAASILALLEPGDEVVTFEPFYDSYAAMIALSGAVHRTVALRAPYFQPDPDDLRRAITDRTRIILINNPHNPTGAMMDRPTLELIVELAHRHDALIVTDEVYEHLTFGLSHIPIATLPGAADRTVTISSAGKTFSTTGWKVGWMTGPHELLQAVLAVKQFLTYVNAAPFQPAIAVGLGLPDDFFRGAASVLQSKRDLLSAGLTRAGFSVSESQGSYFVVADAAPLGFTDAADLCRSLPALAGVVAVPISAFVTEEHKSEYASLVRFAFCKKVEVLERASAQLAQLSR is encoded by the coding sequence ATGCTGCTCGGTGCCGACGGCGCACTCAAGCCCACGATCTTCGCCGAGATGTCCGCCCTGGCCACGAGCACCGGCGCGATCAACCTCGGCCAGGGGTTCCCCGACGAGGATGGCCCCGCAGAGGTGCTGGAGGCGGCACGCCAGGCCATCAGCGACGGGTGGAACCAGTATCCGCCCGGCCTCGGTTTCCCGGTGCTGCGGCAAGCGATCTCCGCCCATCAGCATCGGTTTTATGGCCTCGCCGTCGACCCCGATCGCGAAGTGATCGTGACGGCCGGCGCAACCGAGGCGCTTGCGGCCTCCATCCTCGCCCTCCTCGAGCCCGGGGACGAGGTGGTCACCTTCGAGCCGTTCTACGACTCCTACGCCGCCATGATCGCGCTCAGCGGGGCCGTGCACCGCACGGTGGCCCTCCGAGCCCCCTATTTCCAACCCGACCCCGACGACCTGCGGCGAGCAATAACGGATCGCACCCGCATCATCCTCATCAACAATCCGCACAACCCCACCGGCGCGATGATGGACCGCCCGACCCTCGAACTGATCGTCGAACTGGCCCATCGACACGATGCTCTCATCGTGACCGACGAGGTGTACGAACACCTCACCTTCGGGCTCTCGCACATCCCGATAGCCACCCTCCCCGGGGCCGCGGATCGCACGGTTACCATCTCGAGCGCCGGCAAGACCTTCAGCACCACGGGGTGGAAGGTGGGCTGGATGACCGGACCGCACGAGCTGCTGCAGGCCGTGCTCGCGGTCAAGCAGTTCCTCACCTATGTGAACGCGGCTCCCTTCCAACCGGCGATCGCGGTCGGACTCGGCCTCCCCGACGACTTCTTCCGCGGGGCGGCGAGCGTTCTCCAGAGCAAACGCGACCTGCTCTCTGCCGGCCTCACCCGCGCGGGGTTCAGTGTGAGCGAATCCCAGGGCTCGTACTTCGTCGTCGCGGATGCCGCGCCGCTCGGTTTCACGGATGCGGCAGACCTCTGCCGCAGCCTGCCCGCGCTCGCCGGGGTCGTCGCGGTGCCGATCAGCGCCTTCGTGACGGAGGAGCACAAGAGCGAGTACGCGTCGCTCGTGCGCTTCGCGTTCTGCAAGAAGGTGGAAGTGCTCGAGCGCGCATCCGCCCAGCTGGCTCAACTCTCGCGCTGA
- a CDS encoding S1C family serine protease, with protein MTDAPQDPHSGTENGTPDATSNAAQNSETLDQTEARLNSASAAPQDAPPTAPYAPPASPTQPLDRDYAWTPAAPVDIKRSNKVGIIAALAVGALVGGVSGAGVAAWAVSANQGNNSSTAVSNSAPQNITVNDTSSVNNITAVAAKAAPSVVTISVTSKTASGTGSGVVLSKDGYVLTNTHVVTLDGEIANPAVQVTTSDGHLFSATVVGTDPIADLAVIKLKDPTGLTPAEFGDSSKLNVGETAIAIGAPLGLNNTVTDGIVSALNRSISIASSAAPSTGGDSSTPNSGSPFDFWQFDNGQGQGGSQSQSTTAAATISLPVIQTDAAINPGNSGGALLDSNAKVIGINVAIASAGQTSASSQSGSIGVGFAIPANLAQRVANEIIKDGKATHGLLGASVQDVSATSTSTVVGANIKEITSGGAADKAGLKSGDIVTSFNGVPITSSTDLTAQVRFLAAGSSTSLSYVRGGNASTVDVTLGALKQ; from the coding sequence ATGACCGACGCACCGCAGGATCCCCACTCCGGCACAGAAAACGGCACCCCAGATGCCACTTCGAATGCCGCCCAGAATTCCGAAACCCTCGATCAGACCGAGGCTCGACTGAATTCCGCCAGTGCTGCGCCCCAGGACGCTCCTCCGACGGCTCCCTATGCACCTCCGGCGTCCCCCACCCAGCCTCTCGATCGTGACTACGCCTGGACGCCCGCGGCTCCCGTCGACATCAAGCGCTCCAACAAAGTGGGCATTATCGCGGCCCTGGCTGTCGGGGCGCTCGTCGGAGGAGTCTCCGGCGCCGGCGTCGCAGCCTGGGCCGTCTCGGCGAACCAGGGCAACAACTCCTCGACCGCTGTGTCGAACAGCGCTCCCCAGAACATCACGGTCAACGACACCTCGAGCGTCAACAACATCACGGCCGTCGCCGCGAAGGCCGCCCCGAGCGTCGTGACCATCTCGGTGACGAGCAAGACCGCCTCCGGCACCGGATCGGGAGTCGTCCTCAGTAAGGACGGCTACGTGCTCACCAATACCCACGTCGTCACGCTCGACGGTGAGATCGCGAACCCGGCCGTGCAGGTCACCACCTCGGACGGTCACCTCTTCTCGGCCACGGTGGTCGGCACAGACCCGATCGCCGACCTCGCGGTCATCAAACTGAAGGATCCGACCGGACTCACGCCCGCCGAATTCGGCGACTCGAGCAAACTCAACGTCGGAGAGACCGCGATCGCCATCGGCGCTCCGCTCGGGCTCAACAACACCGTCACCGACGGTATCGTGAGTGCCCTCAACCGCAGCATCTCGATCGCCTCGTCGGCTGCCCCGAGCACGGGCGGCGATAGCAGCACCCCCAACTCGGGCAGCCCCTTCGACTTCTGGCAGTTCGACAACGGACAGGGCCAGGGTGGCTCGCAGAGCCAGTCCACGACGGCAGCGGCGACGATCTCCCTTCCGGTGATCCAGACGGATGCTGCGATCAACCCCGGCAACTCCGGTGGTGCGCTCCTCGACTCGAATGCCAAGGTCATCGGCATCAACGTCGCCATCGCCAGCGCCGGGCAGACCAGCGCGTCTTCGCAGTCTGGAAGCATCGGTGTCGGCTTCGCCATTCCCGCGAACCTCGCTCAGCGGGTCGCCAACGAGATCATCAAGGACGGAAAGGCCACCCACGGACTCCTCGGTGCCAGCGTCCAGGACGTCTCGGCCACGAGTACGAGCACCGTTGTCGGCGCGAACATCAAGGAGATCACGAGCGGCGGAGCGGCTGACAAGGCCGGACTCAAGTCGGGTGACATCGTCACGAGCTTCAACGGTGTGCCGATCACCAGCAGCACCGACCTCACCGCCCAGGTGCGATTCCTCGCGGCCGGCTCATCGACCTCGCTCAGCTACGTTCGCGGTGGCAACGCGAGCACCGTCGATGTCACTCTGGGAGCGCTCAAGCAGTAA
- a CDS encoding glycosyltransferase family 2 protein has protein sequence MPHEVPSPLGVSYVIPVLNEVAYIETAIRTVLEQDYSGPTELILALGPSSDGTTELIQRLAREDDRIRVVFNPATDIPVGLNLAIRASTHPVIVRVDAHSELDPSYTRRAVETLVRTGAANVGGVMKARGKTPFQSAVARAYNSRFGLGGGSYHGGAEEGPAESAYLGVLRREVLDEVKLFDESVRRGEDWELNLRIRNAGHSVWFDPSLEVTYWPRENWPKLVRQFAATGIWRGELVRRYPARNPWRFFAPPALVATIALSIVVLALQLTGVLRGWPSAVLSLIYLGPAAYLVLLLLICFSRAGGPGWSDRWRFFLVLPTMHVSWGVGFVVGLVRGARDTVDTSRTGI, from the coding sequence ATGCCCCACGAGGTACCCTCCCCGCTCGGAGTGTCCTACGTCATCCCGGTTCTCAATGAGGTCGCCTACATCGAGACCGCGATCCGCACTGTTCTCGAGCAGGACTATTCGGGCCCGACCGAGCTCATTCTGGCGCTCGGACCTTCTTCTGACGGCACCACAGAGCTCATCCAGCGGCTGGCGCGGGAGGATGACCGCATCCGCGTCGTCTTCAACCCTGCGACCGACATCCCGGTGGGGCTCAACCTCGCCATCCGCGCGAGCACCCACCCGGTGATCGTGCGAGTGGACGCCCACTCGGAGCTGGATCCCAGCTACACGCGCCGCGCCGTCGAGACGCTCGTCCGCACCGGCGCAGCGAACGTCGGCGGGGTGATGAAGGCTCGTGGCAAGACCCCATTCCAATCCGCAGTGGCGCGCGCATACAACAGTCGCTTCGGGCTCGGCGGCGGCAGCTATCACGGCGGGGCCGAGGAGGGGCCGGCCGAGTCGGCCTATCTCGGAGTGCTGCGCCGCGAGGTGCTCGACGAGGTGAAGCTGTTCGACGAGTCCGTTCGCCGCGGCGAGGACTGGGAACTCAACCTGCGCATCCGCAACGCCGGCCATTCGGTCTGGTTCGATCCCTCGCTCGAGGTCACCTACTGGCCGCGGGAGAATTGGCCGAAGCTCGTGCGCCAGTTTGCGGCGACCGGGATCTGGCGTGGGGAGCTGGTGCGCCGCTATCCGGCCCGCAATCCGTGGCGGTTCTTCGCGCCTCCCGCGTTGGTCGCGACCATCGCCCTGAGCATCGTCGTCCTCGCCCTTCAGCTGACCGGCGTGCTCCGCGGTTGGCCGAGCGCGGTGCTGTCCCTGATCTATCTCGGCCCGGCGGCCTATCTCGTGCTGCTCCTGCTGATCTGCTTCTCGCGTGCCGGGGGACCGGGATGGTCGGACCGCTGGAGGTTCTTCCTCGTGCTGCCCACGATGCACGTGAGCTGGGGCGTGGGATTCGTCGTCGGGCTCGTTCGCGGAGCGCGCGACACCGTCGACACCTCTCGCACGGGGATCTGA